In Oreochromis niloticus isolate F11D_XX linkage group LG5, O_niloticus_UMD_NMBU, whole genome shotgun sequence, a single window of DNA contains:
- the nprl2 gene encoding GATOR1 complex protein NPRL2 isoform X2 produces the protein MGKKLIGCPVCIEHKKYSRNALLFNLGLVCDAQTNTCGLEPIVKKLSGYLTTLELESGFISNEESKQKLLPIMSTLLEDLNATGACSLPIDESNTIHLKLIQLRKDPPIVQEYDVPVFTQCKDHFIKSQWDLTTQQILPYIDGFRHIQKISAEADVELNLVRIAVQNLLYYGVVTLVSIFQYSNVYCTTPKVQSLIDDKSIQEECLNYVTKQGQKRASLRDVFQLYCGLSPGTTVRDLCSRYSQQLQRVDERRLIQFGLMKCLIRRLQKYPVKVIRDERSRPPRLYTGCHSYDEICCKTGITYQELDERLENDPNIVVCWK, from the exons ATGGGAAAAAAGTTAATTGGCTGCCCCGTGTGCATCGAACATAAGAAATATAGCCGAAATGCCCTCCTGTTTAACCTCGGCCTTGTTTGCGATGCCCAGACCAATACTTGCGGCCTGGAGCCTATTGTTAAGAAGCTATCTGGGTACCTTACAACTCTGGAG CTGGAGAGCGGCTTTATATCCAATGAGGAGAGCAAACAGAAGCTTTTACCCATTATGTCGACTTTGTTAGAGGATCTTAATGCCACAGGAGCCTGCAGCCTACCCATTG ATGAGTCTAACACCATTCATCTAAAGCTGATCCAGCTGCGAAAAGACCCCCCAATAGTTCAGGAGTACGACGTGCCAGTCTTTACCCAGTGCAAAGATCATTTTATCAAGTCTCAGTGGGATCTCACCACTCAACAG ATTCTTCCCTACATCGATGGATTTAGACACATCCAGAAAATTTCTGCTGAAGCAGACGTTGAGCTGAATCTTGTTCGTATCGCAGTGCAGAATCTCCT GTACTATGGTGTTGTGACTCTGGTGTCAATTTTCCAG TACTCTAATGTGTACTGCACCACCCCAAAAGTCCAGAGCCTCATAGATGACAAGTCCATTCAGGAGGAGTGCCTTAACTACGTCACTAAGCAGG GTCAGAAACGCGCGAGTCTAAGAGATGTGTTCCAGCTGTATTGTGGGCTAAGTCCGGGAACAACAGTGCGAGACCTTTGCTCACGCTACTCACAGCAGCTTCAAAGGGTCGACGAGAG GAGGCTGATCCAGTTTGGACTAATGAAGTGTCTTATTCGACGGCTGCAGAAGTATCCCGTGAAGGTGATCCGCGATGAGAGAAGCAGGCCTCCTCGACTCTATACCGGTTGTCATAGTTACGATGAGATCTGCTGCAAAACAG GGATTACTTACCAGGAGCTTGACGAACGTTTGGAAAACGATCCCAATATTGTCGTGTGCTGGAAGTGA
- the nprl2 gene encoding GATOR1 complex protein NPRL2 isoform X1: MRIKSMMGMPTRIECIFFSEFHPTLGPKITYQVPEEYISRELFDTVQVYIITKPELQNKLITVTAMGKKLIGCPVCIEHKKYSRNALLFNLGLVCDAQTNTCGLEPIVKKLSGYLTTLELESGFISNEESKQKLLPIMSTLLEDLNATGACSLPIDESNTIHLKLIQLRKDPPIVQEYDVPVFTQCKDHFIKSQWDLTTQQILPYIDGFRHIQKISAEADVELNLVRIAVQNLLYYGVVTLVSIFQYSNVYCTTPKVQSLIDDKSIQEECLNYVTKQGQKRASLRDVFQLYCGLSPGTTVRDLCSRYSQQLQRVDERRLIQFGLMKCLIRRLQKYPVKVIRDERSRPPRLYTGCHSYDEICCKTGITYQELDERLENDPNIVVCWK; this comes from the exons ATGAGGATAAAATCTATGATGGGCATGCCCACTCGAATAGAGTGTATATTTTTCAGTGAGTTTCACCCTACTCTGGGACCCAAGATAACATATCAG GTTCCAGAAGAGTACATCTCACGGGAGCTCTTTGACACCGTTCAGGTTTATATCATCACCAAGCCAGAGCTACAAAACAAATTAATAACAGT cACTGCAATGGGAAAAAAGTTAATTGGCTGCCCCGTGTGCATCGAACATAAGAAATATAGCCGAAATGCCCTCCTGTTTAACCTCGGCCTTGTTTGCGATGCCCAGACCAATACTTGCGGCCTGGAGCCTATTGTTAAGAAGCTATCTGGGTACCTTACAACTCTGGAG CTGGAGAGCGGCTTTATATCCAATGAGGAGAGCAAACAGAAGCTTTTACCCATTATGTCGACTTTGTTAGAGGATCTTAATGCCACAGGAGCCTGCAGCCTACCCATTG ATGAGTCTAACACCATTCATCTAAAGCTGATCCAGCTGCGAAAAGACCCCCCAATAGTTCAGGAGTACGACGTGCCAGTCTTTACCCAGTGCAAAGATCATTTTATCAAGTCTCAGTGGGATCTCACCACTCAACAG ATTCTTCCCTACATCGATGGATTTAGACACATCCAGAAAATTTCTGCTGAAGCAGACGTTGAGCTGAATCTTGTTCGTATCGCAGTGCAGAATCTCCT GTACTATGGTGTTGTGACTCTGGTGTCAATTTTCCAG TACTCTAATGTGTACTGCACCACCCCAAAAGTCCAGAGCCTCATAGATGACAAGTCCATTCAGGAGGAGTGCCTTAACTACGTCACTAAGCAGG GTCAGAAACGCGCGAGTCTAAGAGATGTGTTCCAGCTGTATTGTGGGCTAAGTCCGGGAACAACAGTGCGAGACCTTTGCTCACGCTACTCACAGCAGCTTCAAAGGGTCGACGAGAG GAGGCTGATCCAGTTTGGACTAATGAAGTGTCTTATTCGACGGCTGCAGAAGTATCCCGTGAAGGTGATCCGCGATGAGAGAAGCAGGCCTCCTCGACTCTATACCGGTTGTCATAGTTACGATGAGATCTGCTGCAAAACAG GGATTACTTACCAGGAGCTTGACGAACGTTTGGAAAACGATCCCAATATTGTCGTGTGCTGGAAGTGA
- the zmynd10 gene encoding zinc finger MYND domain-containing protein 10, translating into MTTTRNSVVRTSLTVRTGLLKLQVDKSFISLWLNIFFNVMDISVILPVEAEGFIQSLETFSLKEVGSERWFKQHDYIEKLNMQAILNASAMHDEFVKDLLVSFGKIHILVHEMILIEVWKQKVFPILCQLEDFNPEKTFHLYMVIHHEATIINLLETIMFHKDSCDAADDSLLDLVDYCHRKLTLLASEAIRDVAVTYDRHKQISSLEELQVQSEALEFEISLKAVSVVRYITDHADSISIINRMLCTHNLPCVLVQLMDHCPWSRCREGNVQKHIDGKWQTIPVEDHLKMTKLDGQVWLSLYNLLLKEECQRKYDFNSFNKSQLLKLRGFLTDVLIDQLPNLVDLQRFLAHLTVSDPAPPKKELILEQIPEMWNHIISENSGKWKAIAKYQVKETFNPSESDLRQQAQRLAQTYNLDVMESLLPEKPKCGSCGREAKKRCSRCRGEWYCHRECQVKHWPKHKKACQLMTETTEKIVS; encoded by the exons ATGACAACTACCAGAAACAGTGTTGTTCGTACTTCGTTAACAGTACGAACAGGTCTACTCAAGCTCCAGGTAGACAagtcatttatttctttatggCTTAATATCTTTTTCAACGTAATGGACATATCAGTGATTCTTCCCGTTGAAGCGGAAGGCTTTATCCAGAGTCTGGAAACTTTCTCCCTCAAGGAAGTGGGCTCAGAGAG ATGGTTCAAGCAGCATGATTATATTGAGAAACTTAACATGCAGGCAATACTGAATGCCTCTGCCATGCACGATGAGTTTGTCAAGGACCTTCTGGTTTCATTTGGAAAG ATACACATCCTGGTCCATGAGATGATCCTTATCGAGGTGTGGAAGCAAAAAGTGTTTCCCATCTTATGCCAGCTGGAGGATTTCAATCCAGAGAAGACTTTTCATCTTTACATGGTG ATCCACCATGAAGCCACCATCATAAATCTACTTGAAACCATAATGTTTCACAAG GATTCATGTGATGCAGCAGATGACTCTCTTCTTGACTTGGTGGATTACTGCCATCGAAAACTCACCCTGCTGGCGAGTGAAGCGATAAGGGATGTTGCTGTGACCTATGACCGACACAAACAGATATCCTCTCTAGAG GAGCTGCAGGTGCAGAGTGAAGCTTTGGAGTTTGAAATCTCCCTGAAAGCCGTGTCAGTGGTGCGCTACATTACAGACCACGCAGACAG CATCAGCATTATCAATCGAATGCTGTGCACCCATAACCTTCCTTGTGTGCTGGTTCAGCTGATGGACCACTGCCCCTGGAGTCGCTGCAGAGAAG GTAACGTGCAAAAGCACATTGATGGCAAGTGGCAGACGATACCTGTAGAGGATCATTTAAAAATGACCAAACTCGACGGTCAGGTCTGGCTTTCCCTTTACAATCTGCTGCTAAAAGAAGAATGCCAGAGAAAATACGACTTCAACAGTTTCAACAAGAGCCAGCTTCTGAAG CTCAGAGGTTTCTTGACGGACGTCTTGATTGATCAGTTGCCAAATCTGGTGGATCTGCAGCGTTTCCTGGCTCATCTTACTGTTTCAGATCCAGCCCCTCCAAAAAAAGAACTGATTTTGGAGCAG ATCCCAGAAATGTGGAACCACATTATCAGTGAGAATTCTGGAAAGTGGAAGGCAATAGCAAAGTATCAAGTCAAAGAAACATTCAACCCATCTGAAAGTGACTTGAGACAACAGGCCCAGAG GCTGGCCCAGACGTACAACTTGGATGTGATGGAGAGTTTACTTCCTGAGAAACCAAAATGTGGATCCTGTGGGAGAGAGGCCAAAAAGAGATGCTCTCGCTGCCGAGGAGAGTGGTACTGTCACAG AGAGTGTCAAGTGAAGCACTGGCCAAAACACAAGAAAGCCTGCCAGCTCATGACCGAGACCACCGAGAAGATCGTCAGCTGA